A DNA window from Kitasatospora atroaurantiaca contains the following coding sequences:
- a CDS encoding dodecin, with the protein MTDHIYRVTEIVGSSREGVDAAIRNGVNRAAQTLRNLDWFEVVQIRGHLEDGQIEHFQVGLKVGFRLEDED; encoded by the coding sequence ATGACCGACCACATCTACCGCGTCACCGAGATCGTCGGCTCCTCGCGCGAGGGAGTCGACGCCGCGATCCGCAACGGTGTCAACCGGGCCGCCCAGACCCTGCGCAACCTGGACTGGTTCGAGGTGGTCCAGATTCGCGGCCACCTGGAGGACGGGCAGATCGAGCACTTTCAGGTCGGGCTGAAGGTCGGCTTCCGGCTGGAGGACGAGGACTGA
- a CDS encoding inorganic diphosphatase: protein MEFDVLIEIPKGSRNKYEVDHETGRLRLDRMLFTSTRYPADYGYVEGTLGEDGDPLDALVILDEPTFPGCLIKCRAIGMFHMTDEAGGDDKLLCVPATDPRWEHLRDIHHVSEFDRLEIQHFFEVYKDLEPGKSVEGANWVGRVEAEAEIVASIKRLEESGH, encoded by the coding sequence TTGGAGTTCGACGTCCTGATCGAGATCCCGAAGGGCTCGCGGAACAAGTACGAGGTCGACCATGAGACCGGTCGCCTTCGTCTCGACCGGATGCTCTTCACTTCGACCCGCTACCCGGCCGACTACGGCTACGTCGAGGGCACGCTCGGCGAGGACGGCGACCCGCTGGACGCGCTGGTCATCCTGGACGAGCCGACCTTCCCCGGCTGCCTGATCAAGTGCCGCGCCATCGGCATGTTCCACATGACCGACGAGGCCGGCGGCGACGACAAGCTGCTCTGCGTCCCGGCGACGGACCCGCGCTGGGAGCACCTGCGCGACATCCACCACGTGTCGGAGTTCGACCGCCTGGAGATCCAGCACTTCTTCGAGGTCTACAAGGACCTGGAGCCCGGCAAGTCGGTCGAGGGTGCCAACTGGGTCGGCCGTGTCGAGGCCGAGGCCGAGATCGTCGCCTCGATCAAGCGGCTGGAGGAGTCCGGCCACTGA
- the dacB gene encoding D-alanyl-D-alanine carboxypeptidase/D-alanyl-D-alanine endopeptidase, whose amino-acid sequence MALTAGVLTVGVDQALAQPSPGPGHSQSAGNDKANGNKSNGKSNGNGNGNGNGKSQTPTPKNPPTGGRKALAAGGPVLAASSGGTDGLPTTNGLQRELGATLQDKSLGTLNFAVADGTTGELLYGSGENTPATPASTTKLLTSLAALALIPADTRITTKVVKGSAPGEITLVGGGDPTVTGLPVDQVLVGGMPVDAETAPASLADLARQTAAALKAAGTTSVKVSFDTSLYTGPLLHKEHDAMNIAAVTPLMVDEGRIDPKSPDEAPARVFDPAGSAAEAFAGLLRAQGITVLGKATSGTAASGAQVLGKVDSPTVPRLVERLLTTSDNTLAEAVARQVAIAAHQPASFDGAVEAMKQTLEKLGVPMAGVVLHDGSGLHKGNLISPIVLAKVLALAASPQHPELRPLLTGLPIAGFTGTLVNRFGANSGAQNAAGIVRAKTGTLAGINTLAGTVVDADGRVLVFALMTKTTAGPDAARAAVDRIVAHIAGCGCR is encoded by the coding sequence GTGGCGCTCACGGCAGGCGTGCTGACTGTGGGCGTCGATCAGGCACTGGCCCAGCCTTCGCCGGGCCCTGGCCACAGCCAGTCGGCGGGTAACGACAAGGCCAACGGCAACAAGAGCAACGGCAAGAGCAACGGCAACGGCAACGGCAACGGCAACGGGAAGTCCCAGACGCCGACGCCCAAGAACCCGCCGACGGGCGGCCGCAAGGCGCTGGCGGCCGGTGGCCCGGTCCTCGCGGCCAGCTCGGGCGGCACGGACGGGCTGCCGACCACGAACGGCCTGCAGCGCGAGCTCGGCGCGACCCTGCAGGACAAGTCCCTCGGCACCCTGAACTTCGCCGTCGCGGACGGCACCACCGGCGAACTCCTGTACGGCTCCGGCGAGAACACACCCGCCACACCGGCCTCCACCACCAAGCTGCTGACCTCGCTGGCGGCGCTCGCCCTGATCCCGGCCGACACCAGGATCACCACCAAGGTGGTCAAGGGCTCCGCCCCGGGCGAGATCACCCTGGTCGGCGGAGGCGACCCGACCGTGACCGGCCTGCCGGTGGACCAGGTCCTGGTCGGGGGCATGCCGGTCGACGCCGAGACCGCCCCGGCCTCGCTGGCCGACCTGGCCAGGCAGACCGCGGCGGCACTCAAGGCGGCCGGCACGACCTCGGTGAAGGTGAGCTTCGACACCTCGCTCTACACGGGCCCGCTCCTGCACAAGGAGCACGACGCGATGAACATCGCCGCGGTGACCCCGCTGATGGTGGACGAGGGCCGGATCGACCCGAAGTCCCCGGACGAGGCGCCGGCCCGGGTCTTCGATCCGGCGGGCTCGGCCGCCGAGGCCTTCGCGGGGCTGCTCAGGGCCCAGGGGATCACCGTCCTGGGCAAGGCCACCTCGGGCACCGCGGCCTCCGGCGCGCAGGTGCTCGGCAAGGTCGACTCGCCGACCGTGCCCCGGCTGGTCGAACGGTTGCTCACCACTTCGGACAACACCCTGGCCGAGGCGGTGGCCCGCCAGGTGGCCATCGCCGCCCACCAGCCGGCGAGCTTCGACGGCGCCGTGGAGGCGATGAAGCAGACCCTGGAGAAGCTGGGCGTCCCGATGGCCGGGGTGGTCCTGCACGACGGCAGCGGACTGCACAAGGGCAACCTGATCTCGCCGATCGTCCTGGCGAAGGTGCTCGCCCTCGCCGCGTCACCCCAGCACCCGGAGCTGCGCCCGCTGCTGACCGGTCTGCCGATCGCCGGGTTCACCGGCACCCTGGTCAACCGCTTCGGCGCCAACTCGGGGGCCCAGAACGCCGCCGGGATCGTCCGGGCCAAGACCGGCACGCTCGCGGGCATCAACACCCTGGCGGGCACCGTGGTGGACGCGGACGGGCGGGTGCTGGTCTTCGCGCTGATGACCAAGACCACCGCCGGGCCCGACGCGGCCCGTGCCGCCGTCGACCGGATCGTGGCCCACATCGCGGGCTGCGGCTGCCGGTAG
- a CDS encoding zinc-dependent metalloprotease, with protein MTSASGGADMVDWNLAVATATRLARPGPEVTRGQAREVVSELRRHALEAEEHVREFTGLRSTSLASAAATPVLIVDRPGWVRANVAGFRTIVQPLVDKLQARRSDGPGAAVFASLGEKATGVEVGAVLAFLSTKVLGQYETFAPAEPPLGSLPEAPDSPAGLFDKPRRGPEPPGPGRLLLVAPNIVQVERELDVQPHDFRLWVCLHEETHRTQFTAVPWLRDHIQAEVQSFLAQTDVDPGALLERAREAIGGGIPGLGGRGDGSGPTTLLEAVQSPVQREILGRLTAVMSLLEGHADVVMDGVGPAVVPSVAEIREKFQQRRDRGAGRLDLLLRRLLGMDAKLRQYQDGAVFVRGVVDRVGMAGFNRVWTSPNTLPTKEEIHDPAAWVARVVS; from the coding sequence ATGACGAGCGCGAGCGGCGGTGCTGACATGGTCGACTGGAATCTCGCGGTCGCGACGGCGACCCGGTTGGCCAGGCCCGGCCCGGAGGTGACGCGGGGACAGGCCCGTGAGGTGGTCTCCGAGCTGCGCCGGCACGCCCTGGAGGCCGAGGAGCACGTCCGCGAGTTCACCGGTCTGCGCTCGACCAGCCTCGCCTCGGCCGCCGCCACCCCCGTCCTGATCGTGGACCGCCCCGGCTGGGTGCGGGCCAATGTGGCCGGGTTCCGCACCATCGTCCAGCCGCTGGTCGACAAGCTGCAGGCACGCCGGTCGGACGGCCCGGGAGCGGCCGTGTTCGCCTCGCTCGGCGAGAAGGCCACCGGCGTGGAGGTGGGCGCCGTGCTGGCCTTCCTCTCCACCAAGGTGCTCGGCCAGTACGAGACCTTCGCCCCCGCCGAGCCGCCGCTCGGCTCGCTGCCCGAGGCCCCCGACAGCCCGGCCGGCCTCTTCGACAAGCCCCGCCGGGGCCCCGAGCCGCCCGGCCCCGGCCGGCTGCTGCTGGTCGCGCCCAACATCGTCCAGGTCGAGCGGGAGCTGGACGTCCAGCCGCACGACTTCCGGCTCTGGGTCTGCCTGCACGAGGAGACCCACCGCACCCAGTTCACGGCCGTGCCGTGGCTGCGCGACCACATCCAGGCCGAGGTGCAGTCCTTCCTCGCGCAGACCGACGTCGATCCCGGCGCCCTGCTGGAGCGCGCCCGGGAGGCGATCGGCGGCGGCATCCCCGGCCTCGGCGGCCGGGGTGACGGTTCCGGACCGACGACGCTGCTGGAGGCCGTCCAGTCGCCCGTGCAGCGCGAGATCCTGGGCCGGCTCACGGCGGTGATGTCGCTGCTCGAGGGGCACGCGGACGTGGTGATGGACGGCGTCGGCCCGGCGGTGGTGCCGAGCGTCGCGGAGATCAGGGAGAAGTTCCAGCAGCGCCGCGACCGGGGCGCGGGGCGGCTCGACCTGCTGCTGCGCCGGCTGCTCGGGATGGACGCCAAGCTGCGGCAGTACCAGGACGGCGCGGTCTTCGTCCGGGGCGTGGTGGACCGGGTCGGCATGGCCGGCTTCAACCGGGTCTGGACGTCGCCGAACACCCTCCCCACCAAGGAGGAGATCCACGACCCCGCCGCCTGGGTCGCCCGCGTGGTGAGCTGA
- the tilS gene encoding tRNA lysidine(34) synthetase TilS yields MGPHPAVAAIRLAVRRTLTDLVAEAGTTLSAPTRAPRTRPAALTQAVAVTQAAAGQSTGQAAWQTGTALAEATTLIGNARRHPSGLPRTPAAPGSPLVLVAVSGGADSMALAIATAFEAPKLGLRVGAVTIDHGLQEGSAARAQQVADRLRQLGLDPVEAISVRVGHQGGPENAARDARYAALDEAAERHRALAVLLGHTRDDQAETVLLGLARGSGARSLAGMPAQKGRYRRPLLELDRAATRQACTAQSIPVWDDPHNSDPAYTRSRVRHEVLPVLEKHLGAGVVEALARTARLFRDDADALDQWAALAERDLRTAEGALDVAKLSELPPAVRRRVLRRAALRAGSPAGDLFARHLETVDLLVTGWRGQGPLHLPGGVEATRRCGTLVFRRQSD; encoded by the coding sequence GTGGGCCCACACCCCGCTGTCGCGGCGATACGTCTCGCCGTACGCCGCACGCTCACCGACCTCGTGGCCGAGGCCGGCACCACCCTCAGCGCCCCCACCCGCGCGCCCCGCACCCGCCCGGCCGCCCTCACCCAGGCCGTCGCCGTCACCCAGGCCGCCGCCGGGCAGAGCACCGGGCAGGCCGCCTGGCAGACCGGTACCGCCCTGGCCGAGGCCACCACGCTCATCGGCAACGCCCGCCGCCACCCCTCGGGCCTGCCCCGGACGCCCGCCGCGCCCGGCTCGCCGCTCGTCCTGGTCGCCGTCAGCGGCGGCGCGGACTCCATGGCGCTGGCCATCGCGACCGCTTTCGAGGCGCCCAAGCTCGGCCTGCGGGTCGGTGCCGTAACGATCGACCACGGCCTGCAGGAGGGCTCCGCCGCCCGCGCCCAGCAGGTGGCCGACCGGCTGCGCCAGCTCGGCCTGGACCCGGTCGAGGCCATCTCCGTCCGGGTCGGACACCAGGGCGGCCCGGAGAACGCCGCCCGGGACGCCCGCTACGCCGCCCTGGACGAGGCCGCCGAGCGCCACCGGGCCCTGGCCGTCCTGCTCGGCCACACCCGCGACGACCAGGCGGAGACCGTCCTGCTCGGCCTGGCCCGCGGCTCCGGCGCCCGCTCACTGGCCGGTATGCCCGCCCAGAAGGGCCGCTACCGCCGCCCGCTGCTGGAGCTCGACCGGGCCGCCACCCGGCAGGCCTGCACCGCGCAGTCCATCCCGGTCTGGGACGACCCGCACAACAGCGACCCGGCGTACACCCGCTCCAGGGTCCGCCACGAGGTCCTCCCGGTCCTGGAGAAGCACCTGGGTGCCGGCGTGGTCGAGGCCCTCGCCCGCACCGCCCGGCTCTTCCGCGACGACGCCGACGCCCTCGACCAGTGGGCCGCCCTCGCCGAACGCGACCTCCGTACGGCCGAAGGCGCCCTGGACGTCGCCAAGCTCTCCGAACTGCCCCCCGCCGTACGCCGCCGGGTGCTGCGCAGGGCGGCGCTGCGGGCGGGCAGCCCGGCCGGCGATCTCTTCGCCCGGCACCTGGAGACGGTGGACCTGCTGGTCACCGGCTGGCGCGGTCAGGGGCCGCTGCACCTACCCGGGGGAGTCGAAGCCACCCGAAGGTGTGGCACGCTGGTCTTTCGGCGACAGAGCGACTAG
- the hpt gene encoding hypoxanthine phosphoribosyltransferase, translating to MDDKDMGADLAKVLISKDEIDAKLLELAERIDQDYAGRDLLIVGVLKGAVMVMADLARALHSQVTMDWMAVSSYGMGTKSSGVVRILKDLDTDIAGKDVLIVEDIIDSGLTLSWLLGNLGSRGPASLEVCTLLRKPDAAKVEIDVKYVGFDIPNEFVVGYGLDYAEKLRNLPFIGTLAPHVYGG from the coding sequence GTGGACGACAAGGACATGGGCGCCGATCTGGCGAAGGTGCTCATCAGCAAGGACGAGATCGACGCCAAGCTCCTGGAGCTGGCCGAGCGGATCGACCAGGACTACGCCGGACGGGATCTGCTGATCGTCGGCGTGCTCAAGGGCGCCGTGATGGTCATGGCCGACCTCGCCCGTGCCCTGCACTCCCAGGTGACGATGGACTGGATGGCGGTCTCCTCGTACGGGATGGGCACCAAGTCCTCCGGCGTGGTCCGGATCCTCAAGGACCTGGACACCGACATCGCGGGCAAGGACGTCCTGATCGTCGAGGACATCATCGACTCGGGCCTCACCCTCTCCTGGCTGCTCGGCAACCTGGGCTCGCGCGGCCCGGCCTCCCTGGAGGTCTGCACCCTGCTGCGCAAGCCGGACGCGGCCAAGGTCGAGATCGACGTCAAGTACGTCGGCTTCGACATCCCCAACGAGTTCGTGGTCGGCTACGGCCTGGACTACGCGGAGAAGCTCCGCAATCTGCCGTTCATCGGCACTCTTGCCCCGCACGTCTACGGGGGCTGA
- the ftsH gene encoding ATP-dependent zinc metalloprotease FtsH: MDVKRYFRAPIMWIVLAVLAVVVLMQVVSDSNGYKTVDSGQVVKAISQNEVQSAQITTGDSSLIKIQLKDGQKLPANSSGKVPSGTKFQASYTGDQQATNIANTLQDQYNKGTLPDGYTVSPEKQSTFVSLLLSMLPIVIIVLVFLFLMNQMQGGGSRVMQFGKSKAKLLTKDTPKTTFSDVAGADEAVEELHEIKEFLQEPAKFQAVGAKIPKGVLLYGPPGTGKTLLARAVAGEAGVPFYSISGSDFVEMFVGVGASRVRDLFEQAKANAPAIVFVDEIDAVGRHRGAGLGGGHDEREQTLNQLLVEMDGFDVKGGVILIAATNRPDILDPALLRPGRFDRQIAVERPDLQGRLEILKVHQKGKPVAPDVDLSAVAKRTPGFTGADLANVLNEAALLTARSNKKLVDNNILDEAIDRVVAGPQKRTRIMSEKEKKITAYHEGGHALVAAASPNADPVHKITILSRGRALGYTMVLPDEDKYSTTRNEMLDQLAYMLGGRAAEELVFHDPTTGASNDIEKATATARAMVTQYGMTERLGAIKFGSDASEPFLGREMGHQRDYSEEVAGLVDEEVKKLIENAHNEAWEILVENRDVLDNLVLELLEKETLNKEQIAEIFRPVVKRPARPAWTGSSRRTPSTRPPVQSPKELALTNGVAASAETAPVDILKLPPVTGDSSPAES; encoded by the coding sequence ATGGACGTCAAGCGATACTTCCGTGCGCCGATCATGTGGATCGTGCTGGCCGTCCTCGCCGTCGTTGTGCTGATGCAGGTCGTTTCGGACTCGAACGGCTACAAGACGGTGGACAGTGGACAGGTCGTCAAGGCGATCTCCCAGAACGAGGTCCAGTCGGCGCAGATCACCACCGGTGATTCGAGCCTCATCAAGATCCAGCTGAAGGACGGCCAGAAGCTCCCGGCCAACAGCTCAGGAAAGGTGCCGTCCGGTACCAAGTTCCAGGCTTCCTACACCGGCGACCAGCAGGCCACCAACATCGCCAACACCCTGCAGGACCAGTACAACAAGGGCACGCTCCCCGACGGCTACACCGTGAGCCCCGAGAAGCAGTCCACGTTCGTCAGCCTGCTGCTCTCGATGCTGCCGATCGTCATCATCGTCCTGGTCTTCCTGTTCCTGATGAACCAGATGCAGGGCGGCGGCTCCCGGGTCATGCAGTTCGGCAAGTCCAAGGCCAAGCTGCTCACCAAGGACACCCCCAAGACCACGTTCTCGGATGTCGCGGGTGCGGACGAGGCGGTCGAGGAGCTCCACGAGATCAAGGAGTTCCTGCAGGAGCCGGCCAAGTTCCAGGCCGTCGGCGCCAAGATCCCGAAGGGTGTGCTGCTCTACGGCCCGCCCGGGACCGGCAAGACCCTGCTGGCTCGCGCAGTCGCGGGCGAGGCGGGCGTGCCGTTCTACTCGATCTCGGGTTCCGACTTCGTCGAGATGTTTGTCGGTGTCGGCGCCTCGCGTGTCCGTGACCTCTTCGAGCAGGCCAAGGCGAACGCCCCGGCGATCGTCTTCGTCGACGAGATCGACGCCGTCGGCCGGCACCGTGGTGCGGGCCTCGGCGGTGGCCACGACGAGCGCGAGCAGACCCTCAACCAGCTGCTGGTCGAGATGGACGGCTTCGACGTCAAGGGCGGCGTGATCCTGATCGCCGCGACCAACCGCCCGGACATCCTGGACCCTGCGCTGCTGCGTCCCGGCCGTTTCGACCGGCAGATCGCCGTCGAGCGCCCGGACCTGCAGGGCCGTCTGGAGATCCTCAAGGTCCACCAGAAGGGCAAGCCGGTCGCCCCGGACGTCGACCTCTCGGCCGTCGCCAAGCGCACCCCCGGCTTCACCGGTGCTGACCTGGCCAACGTCCTGAACGAGGCCGCGCTGCTGACCGCCCGCTCCAACAAGAAGCTGGTGGACAACAACATCCTCGACGAGGCGATCGACCGCGTCGTGGCCGGCCCGCAGAAGCGCACCCGGATCATGTCCGAGAAGGAGAAGAAGATCACCGCGTACCACGAGGGCGGTCACGCCCTGGTCGCGGCGGCTTCCCCGAACGCGGACCCGGTGCACAAGATCACCATCCTGTCCCGCGGCCGGGCGCTCGGCTACACCATGGTGCTGCCGGACGAGGACAAGTACTCGACCACCCGTAACGAGATGCTCGACCAGCTGGCGTACATGCTGGGCGGGCGCGCGGCGGAGGAGCTGGTCTTCCACGACCCGACCACCGGTGCCTCGAACGACATCGAGAAGGCCACCGCGACGGCCCGTGCGATGGTCACGCAGTACGGCATGACCGAGCGGCTCGGCGCGATCAAGTTCGGTTCGGACGCCTCCGAGCCGTTCCTGGGCCGTGAGATGGGTCACCAGCGCGACTACTCGGAAGAGGTCGCCGGGCTGGTGGACGAAGAGGTCAAGAAGCTCATCGAGAACGCGCACAACGAGGCCTGGGAGATCCTGGTCGAGAACCGCGACGTGCTCGACAACCTGGTCCTCGAGCTCCTCGAGAAGGAGACGCTCAACAAGGAGCAGATCGCCGAGATCTTCCGCCCCGTCGTGAAGCGTCCGGCCCGGCCGGCCTGGACGGGCTCGTCCCGTCGTACGCCGTCCACCCGCCCGCCGGTGCAGTCGCCCAAGGAGCTGGCGCTCACCAACGGTGTCGCCGCCTCCGCGGAGACCGCCCCGGTGGACATCCTGAAGCTGCCCCCGGTGACGGGTGACAGCAGCCCGGCCGAGAGCTGA
- the folE gene encoding GTP cyclohydrolase I FolE, producing the protein MIDPVTLEQDATIGTFDQKRAENAVRELLIAVGEDPDREGLLETPARVARAYKEIFAGLWQEPEDVLTTTFDLGHDEMVLVKDIEVFSTCEHHLVPFQGVAHVGYIPSVQGKITGLSKLARLVDVYARRPQVQERLTSQVADSLMRILEPRGAIVVIECEHMCMSMRGIRKPGAKTITSAVRGQLRDPATRAEAMSLIIGR; encoded by the coding sequence ATGATCGACCCGGTGACTCTCGAGCAGGACGCCACCATCGGGACGTTCGACCAGAAGCGTGCCGAGAACGCTGTCCGCGAGCTGTTGATCGCCGTCGGCGAGGACCCGGATCGCGAGGGTCTGCTGGAGACGCCGGCCCGCGTCGCCCGCGCGTACAAGGAGATATTCGCCGGCCTCTGGCAGGAGCCGGAGGACGTGCTGACCACCACCTTCGACCTCGGCCACGACGAGATGGTGCTGGTCAAGGACATCGAGGTGTTCTCCACCTGCGAGCACCACCTGGTGCCGTTCCAGGGTGTCGCCCACGTCGGGTACATCCCGTCCGTGCAGGGCAAGATCACCGGGCTCTCCAAGCTGGCTCGCCTGGTCGACGTCTACGCCCGCCGCCCGCAGGTCCAGGAGCGGCTGACCAGCCAGGTCGCCGACTCGCTGATGCGGATCCTGGAGCCGCGCGGCGCCATCGTGGTGATCGAGTGCGAGCACATGTGCATGTCGATGCGCGGCATCCGCAAGCCCGGCGCCAAGACGATCACCTCGGCCGTCCGCGGCCAGCTGCGCGACCCCGCCACCCGCGCGGAGGCGATGAGCCTCATCATCGGGCGCTAG